A genomic window from Lycium barbarum isolate Lr01 chromosome 4, ASM1917538v2, whole genome shotgun sequence includes:
- the LOC132637361 gene encoding uncharacterized protein LOC132637361 translates to MIGGSQKLRYISHIFLYVFLVSFIAKFLGLFKVVLNLGIFLMTCAHGAGNRMRQDIFQHSGEIVHRHFHSVLKAVCKLARDIIRSHPNYNDGCDAHKPCKQSISLSLKIPGAKNGSQVFYFRFTSCRIILEQFMAHMLKLDYRKEGAAHDSRIFGEALRRQELNFPHPHGNKYYLVDVGYSHMNGYMAPYKENNVRYHLVEFRRGATQQLREPRGRIEKFNYLHSSCRNVVERTFGVWKARWSILRYMSYYHINTQRDIVLATMAIHNYIRKKCNVDGAFQTAENESYIPLVDSNIGTTSRANNVDVEDVREQNDVYWMGFRDMIASDISNA, encoded by the exons ATGATTGGTGGGAGCCAAAAATTAAGGTACATCTCTCACATTTTTCTATATGTCTTTCTTGTTTCTTTCATTGCTAAATTTCTTGGTTTGTTTAAAGTAGTTTTGAATTTAGGCATATTCTTGATGACTTGTGCACATGGAGCTGGAAATCGAATGAGACAAGATATCTTTCAACATTCTGGAGAGATAGTTCATAGACACTTTCATAGTGTTTTAAAGGCCGTTTGTAAGCTTGCAAGAGATATCATCAGATCACATCCAAATTATAATGATGGTTGTGATGCTCACAAGCCATGTAAACAAAGTATCTCCCTTTCTTTAAA AATTCCAGGAGCAAAAAATGGATCCCAAGTTTTTTATTTTAGATTCACTTCTTGTAGGATTATATTGGAGCAATTTATGGCACATATGTTAAAGCTAGATTACCGCAAG GAAGGAGCAGCTCACGATAGTCGTATATTTGGTGAGGCCCTTCGTAGACAAGAGCTTAACTTTCCACATCCACACGGAAACAAATATTATCTAGTTGATGTAGGATATTCACACATGAATGGATACATGGCTCCATACAAAGAAAATAATGTGAGATATCACCTAGTTGAATTTCGCCGCGGTGCAACTCAACAATTGCGAGAGCCAAGAGGACGCATTGAAAAATTTAACTATTTACATTCTTCTTGTAGAAATGTAGTAGAGCGCACATTTGGCGTTTGGAAAGCAAGATGGTCTATTTTGAGATACATGTCTTACTATCACATTAACACACAAAGGGACATCGTACTTGCTACTATGGCCATTCACAATTATATTAGAAAGAAATGCAATGTGGATGGTGCATTCCAAACAGCCGAGAATGAGAGCTATATTCCATTGGTTGATTCTAATATTGGCACAACTTCAAGAGCTAACAATGTAGATGTCGAAGACGTAAGAGAACAAAATGATGTCTATTGGATGGGGTTTCGTGATATGATTGCTAGTGACATTTCTAATGCTTGA